In a genomic window of Zingiber officinale cultivar Zhangliang chromosome 9B, Zo_v1.1, whole genome shotgun sequence:
- the LOC122024689 gene encoding transcription initiation factor TFIID subunit 6-like yields the protein MSIVPKETIEVVAQSIGISNLSPEVSLALAPDVEYRLREIMQEAIKCMRHSKRTVLTAEDVDSALSLRNVEPIYGFASTDPLRFKKAVGHKDLFYLDDRDLDFKEVIDSPLPKAPLETAVVAHWLAIEGVQPAIPENSPVEAIVSPSENKKSENTKEDGLLVDLKLPVKHVLSRELQLYFDKITELTVTRPESNLFKEALVSLAMDSGIHPLVPYFSYFIADEVARSLNDLPILFALMRVVRSLLQNPHIHIEPYLHQLMPSIITCVVAKRLGSRIADNHWELRDFSANLAASVCRRYGHVYHNLQSRLTKTLINAFLDPSKALTQHYGAIQGLAALGPSVIRLLVLPNLEPYLQLLEPEMQLEKQKNEMKRKEAWRVYGALQCATGKCLYERLKMMPTLLSPPKHGVWRINPRIAISRIKRKLSTNNSSQQPPFKKMAVDGPAGTIQAIATTTANLQGAEDGFAPQSSGAGTAQSSAPGQVSIDSIGSRREKGGSGAPKGSVVLAQAWKEDLDAGNLLSSLFQLFGEGILSFTQSPEKSFFL from the exons ATGAGTATCGTCCCGAAGGAGACGATCGAGGTGGTTGCGCAAAGCATTGGCATCTCTAACCTCTCCCCTGAGGTCTCTCTCGCGCTCGCCCCCGATGTTGAGTACCGTCTTCGGGAGATCATGCAG GAGGCAATAAAGTGCATGCGCCACTCTAAAAGGACGGTCTTGACGGCAGAAGATGTGGATAGTGCTCTCAGTCTGAGGAATGTCGAG CCTATTTATGGATTTGCATCAACTGATCCCTTGCGGTTCAAGAAGGCAGTAGGGCACAAGGATCTGTTCTATCTTGATGACAGAGATTTGGATTTCAAGGAG GTCATTGATTCACCATTACCCAAAGCGCCACTTGAAACTGCTGTTGTGGCTCACTGGCTTGCTATTGAAGGGGTGCAACCTGCAATTCCTGAAAATTCTCCTGTTGAAG CAATTGTATCCCCGTCTGAAAATAAGAAATCTGAGAACACCAAGGAAGATGGACTGCTTGTTGATCTCAAACTGCCTGTTAAGCACGTATTATCTAGGGAGCTACAG CTCTACTTCGACAAAATTACTGAGCTTACAGTTACAAGACCTGAATCCAACCTTTTCAAAGAAGCTTTAGTGAGTTTAGCAATGGATTCAGGAATTCATCCGTTGGTTCCATACTTTTCCTACTTCATTGCAGATGAG GTTGCTCGGAGCTTAAATGATCTTCCTATCTTGTTTGCTTTAATGCGTGTGGTTCGAAGCCTTCTCCAAAATCCGCACATTCACATAGAACCTTAT TTGCATCAGCTGATGCCATCAATTATTACATGCGTCGTTGCCAAAAGGTTGGGGAGTAGAATAGCAGATAACCACTGGGAACTCCGTGATTTCTCAGCAAATCTAGCTGCATCAGTGTGTAGAAG ATACGGTCACGTGTACCACAATCTTCAGTCGCGATTGACGAAGACATTAATTAATGCTTTTCTTGATCCATCTAAAGCACTCACACAACATTATGGTGCCATTCAAGGGCTTGCTGCACTGGGACCAAGTGTG ATACGTCTTCTTGTTCTGCCAAATCTTGAACCGTATTTGCAACTTTTAGAGCCCGAGATGCAACTAGAAAAGCAGAAGAATGAGATGAAAAGGAAAGAAGCGTGGCGAGTGTATGGTGCTTTACAG TGTGCCACTGGTAAATGTTTGTATGAACGGCTGAAGATGATGCCTACCTTGTTATCTCCACCAAAACATGGTGTCTGGAGGATTAACCCAAGGATTGCAATAAGCAGGA TCAAGCGGAAGTTGAGCACCAATAACTCATCACAGCAGCCACCCTTCAAGAAGATGGCAGTTGATGGACCAGCAGGCACAATACAGGCTATTGCTACAACAACAGCCAACCTGCAAGGAGCAGAGGATGGGTTTGCTCCGCAATCATCTGGTGCTGGTACAGCACAATCTTCTGCCCCAGGTCAGGTATCGATTGATTCAATTGGCAGTAGAAGAGAGAAGGGCGGCAGCGGAGCACCCAAGGGATCGGTGGTCCTGGCCCAAGCTTGGAAGGAGGATCTTGATGCAGGAAACCTCCTATCGTCACTGTTTCAGTTGTTTGGAGAAGGCATATTGTCATTCACCCAGTCGCCGGAGAAATCTTTCTTTCTCTAG